The Streptomyces bacillaris sequence CCCGGCCACCGCGGCGTCTCCGCCTTCCTGGTCCCCGCCGACACCCCCGGCCTCACCCGCCGCACCATCCACGGCAAGCTCGGCCTCCGTGGCCAGGCCACCGCCGAACTGGTCCTGGAGGACGTCAGGGTCCCCGCCTCCACCCTCCTCGGCCCCGAGGGCAAGGGGTTCACCGTCGCCATGTCGGCCCTCGCCAAGGGCCGGATGTCGGTCGCGGCGGGCTGTGTCGGCATCGCCCAGGCCGCCCTGGACGCCGCCGTACGGTACGCGGGGGAGCGCGAGCAGTTCGGCAAGGGCATCGCGGGCCACCAGCTCGTGCAGGAGTTGCTCAGCGACATCTCCGTGGACGTCGAGGCGGCCCGGCTGCTCACCTGGCGCGTCGCCGACCTGATCGACCGGGGCCAGGAGTTCGCCACCGCCGCCTCCCAGGCCAAGCTGTACGCCTCCGAGGCCGCCGTCCGCTGCGCCAACAACGCCCTCCAGGTCTTCGGCGGCTACGGCTACATCGACGAGTACCCGGTCGGCAAGCTCCTCCGCGACGCCCGCGTGATGACGCTCTACGAGGGCACCAGCCAGATCCAGAAGCTGATCATCGGCCGCGCGCTGACGGGCGTCTCGGCATTCTGAGCCCCACGACGCCCCACGGCGGACGCGGCCGCCACGGCTCGTACGGGTGTCTGAGTATCCGCCTGAGTACGGGCGCGGATGTGGCCTGCGCCACGTCGGCGGATGCTGTGCCCATGAGTGACACGACAACGGTCAAGCAGCAGAGCACCGCCGCCTTCTACGGCCAGGCCGTCGCCTCCTTCCTGGTGGCGATGGGCGCGGTGGCCCTCGGTATCTTCTTCCTCGACGCCGACGCCTGGGTGCGCGGCTTCCTCGCCATCGGCGTGCTCTACCTCGTCACGTCCTGCTTCACCCTCGCCAAGGTGATCCGGGACCGGCAGGAGGCCGGGCAGATCGTCAGCCGGGTCGACCAGGCCAGGCTGGAGAAGATCCTCGCCGAGCACGACCCCTTCCAGAAGCTCTGAAACCCGTACCGGCCCCCGAGACGCCCCTAAGCGCTTGCTCAGGTTCGGGGTATGGTGTTCGTCCTGTTGACGGAGAGGGGCACCGGGCGATGAGTACGCCGGAGGAGACGAGCGCCGAGGACGCCGCCTGGGGCGAGGTCACGCCCGAGGCGGCCAGGCGGCTCCTCGTCGCCGCGGTCGACGCCTTCGCCGAGCGCGGGTACCACGCGACCACCACCCGCGACATCGCCGGCCGGGCCGGGATGAGCCCGGCCGCGCTCTACATCCACTACAAGACGAAGGAAGAGCTTCTCCACCGGATCAGCAAGATCGGCCACGACCGGGCGCTCTACCTCCTGGAGGCCGAGGCCGACCGGGACGGCACCGCCGCCGAGCGGCTCGCCGGAGCCGTACGGTCCTTCGTCCGCTGGCACGCGGAGCGCCACACCACCGCCCGCGTCGTCCAGTACGAGCTGGACGCCCTCGGCCCCGAGCACCGCACCGAGATCGTCGAACTGCGCCGCCGGAGCGACGCGGTGGTGCGCCGGATCATCAGCGAGGGCGTGCGGGCGGGCGAGTTCGACGTCCCGGACATCCCCGGCACCACCCTTGCCGTGCTCTCCCTCTGCATCGACGTGGCCCGCTGGTTCAACGCCCAGGGCAGCCGCACGCCCGACGAGGTCGGCGCGCTCTACGCCGACCTCGTCCTGCGCATGGTCGGGGCCCCGCAACGGTCCCAGGATCCCGGCGCCGGTCAGTAGTAGCTCAGAAGTAGTAGCGCGACACCGACTCGGCCACGCACGCCGGCTTCTCGCCGCCCTCGCGCTCGACCGTGACCAGGGCCGTGACCTGCACGCCGCCCCCGGCCTCCTCGACGTTCGTCAGCACCGCCGTGGCCCGCAGCCGTGAGCCGACCGGGACGGGGGAGGGGAAGCGGACCTTGTTGGTCCCGTAGTTGATGCCCATCTTCATGTTCTCGACCCGCATCACCTGCGGGACCAGCGCGGGCAGCAGCGAGAGCGTCAGATAGCCGTGCGCGATGGTCGTGCCGAACGGCCCGGACGCCGCGCGCTCCGGGTCCACATGGATCCACTGGTGGTCGCCGGTCGCCTCGGCGAACAGGTCGATCCGCTTCTGGTCCACCTCCAGCCAGTCGCTGTGGCCCAGTTGCTCGCCCACTCCGTCGAGCAGCTCCTGCGCGGACGTGAAGATCTTCGGCTCTGCCATGTTCCCGGTCCCTGCCTTCCGGCGTACCGCACCCTGCGGCGCGAGATGTCCAAGCGCTTGCTCAGCATCCTGGCGCGGCGCGTTCCTGTCAACGACATGGCAGTAGGTTTGAGGAGTGCCCCAGCTTCCGCAGACACTCCACGAACTCTCGGTCGGCCAGCTCTCGGCGCGCAGCGGCGCCGCGGTCTCCGCTCTGCACTTCTACGAGTCCAAGGGCCTGATCAGCAGCCGCCGCACCAGCGGCAACCAGCGCCGCTACTCGCGTGACGCGCTGCGCCGCGTCGCCTTCGTGCGGGCCGCCCAGCGCGTCGGCATCCCGCTGGCCACGATCCGGGACGCCCTCGCCTCGCTGCCCGAGGAGCGCACGCCGAACCGGGACGACTGGGCCCGCCTCTCCGAGATCTGGCGCCAGGAACTGGACGAGCGCATCAAGCAGTTGCACCGGCTGCGCGACCATCTGACCGACTGCATCGGCTGCGGCTGTCTCTCGCTGGAGACCTGTGTCCTCTCCAACCCCGACGACATCTCCGGCGAACGGATCACCGGCTCCCGCCTGATGCCCGAGCGCAGGCAGGATCCGGCGGAGGAGCACCCCTCCTAAGGGGCGCCCTCCTGTCGTAACCGCACCGCCGCGGCGACCAGATCCGCGTTCGAGCGGGCCGGGCAGCCGTCCGGGAGCACCGTCACGTCCTCCGCGCCGATCCGCACCCCGAGGCCGAGCCGGAAGGCCAGCGCGGCCACCGGCCAGGCCCCGCCCTCCTCCCCGTGCAGCAGCACCGGGCGGCCGTGGGCGGCGCCCACCTCCGCCAGGAGCAGCCGGGCGGAACCGGTCGCCGTCGCCGGATCGGTGTCGGTCACCTCGGCCAGCACCCGCAGCACCCGGGGCGCCAGCGGTGAGCGGCGGAAGAGGCGGTGCCCCTCCGTGCCCGACCAGAGCCCGGCCTCCACGCCCACGCCCCGCTCCAGCAGCGCGGCGGCCAGCTCCTCGGCACCCGGCTCGTGCCAGTTGACCGAGGCGTGGTCCGGCAGCACCGTCCACTCCCGCACCCGCTCCACCCGGCGCCGCGGATCCGGCTCGGCCCAGGCGCCCGTCGTCACCCCGACCGGGACGCGCACCGCCGCCCGTATCGCCGTCAGCGTCGCGGCCACCACCCGGGGCGAGAGCGTGTCCTGCCCGCAGGGGGTCCGCGGATGCACATGGATGTCGGTGGCCCCGGCGGCGACGGCCTCGGCCGCCGACCGGGCCAGCGCTTCGGGGGACAGGGGCACGGCGGCCGAGGCGTCCGCACCCCGCCGGCCGTTCAGGCAGACCTGGATCATGTCCCCGATGGTGACATCCACCACTGACAACGGGCGCCGGACCGGCAACAGGCCCGCGCCAACACCTGGCCCCGGACCGGCAACAGTCCCGGACCGGCAACAGCTCCGACCGGCGACAGGCCCAGACCGGACAACAGCTCCGACCGGCAGCAGGCCCCCGAACGGGCAACAAGCCGGAGCCCAGGCCTCCTACGCGGCCGCCGCCGCGAGCCTCCGGTGCCGTATCAGCCGGGCCCTGGCCAGCGCATGGTCCGTCAGCACCGGCTGCGGCACAGCGATCCCGCACCCCGTGCACACCGGACCCGACCACGCCTCCTGGCCGCGTGCCCGCTCCTGGCGCCACTCGATCCCGGTGTCCGCACAGACCGGGCAGGCGGAGCCGGGGCCCGAGCCCAGCGCCGCGATCAGCCGGCGCAGCACCTCGGCCAGCGGCTCGCTGGGGTGGACCTCCGGGTCCGCGCAGCGGGCCACCCCATGGCCGCCCCACGTCCGGCGGTGCCAGTCGTCGAAGGCGCCCGGCCGCCGCAGGCCCTCGTGCTTCTCGCGCCGCCGCCGCTCCGCGAACCCCGCCTCGTAGGCGAGCCAGATGGCCCGCGCCTCCTCCAGCTCCTCCAGGGCGGCCAGCAGCCGCGCCGGATCGGGTGCCCGGTCCTCGGGATCGATCCCGTGCCGGGCGCACAGATGGTCCCAGGTCGCCCGGTGCCCGTACGGGGCGAACCTCTCCAGGCACTTGCGCAGCGAGTACCGCCGCAGCGCCAGATCGCTCCGTGGATCGCGGACCTGTCTCGCAAGACTCCGGAAACCGGCCATGCCACCGCCACCTCCGTCGTTCGTCCATCGGCGTCAAGGAGTGGACGTACGCCTGCCCGTTTCGGCTCCATCGAAAGATGGAAACCGTCCAGTGGCTGAGACTCCCCATGTCGGACGGGTGTCACGGACGGAAGCGGAAGGGCGCGCGGACGGTGGTGCGAGGGCGCACCGCGGTGCGGGCGCGGGCGGGAAAAGTCGGTGGCGGCGGTCCGGACGGGTGAGGTTGGCTGCCCGTATGACAGCAGCATCCCCGCGCCTGGAAAAGGTCACACCCGACACGGTCCTCGAAGCCTGTCGGCTGGAAGTCGCTCCTGAGCAGCGGAAGTTCGTCTCGCCGGTCGCGCAGTCGCTGGCCGAGGCCTATGTGCACCCCGACGTCGCCTGGCCCCGGCTGATCTGTGACGGCGACCGGGTCGTGGGCTTTGTGATGGCCTTCTTCGGCGTCCGGTTCGACTACGACGCAGGTGTGCCGGACGCCCCGCCGC is a genomic window containing:
- a CDS encoding acyl-CoA dehydrogenase family protein, which gives rise to MNLELSEEQEAVRRLAEEFVAREVAPHVVAWDRAENVDRSIVKKLGALGFLGLTVPEEYGGSGGDHLAYCLVTEELGRGDSSVRGIVSVSLGLVAKTIASWGSEEQKRQWLPRLTSGEAIGCFGLTEPGTGSDAGNLATRAVRDGGDYVINGTKMFITNGTWADVVLLFARTNDAPGHRGVSAFLVPADTPGLTRRTIHGKLGLRGQATAELVLEDVRVPASTLLGPEGKGFTVAMSALAKGRMSVAAGCVGIAQAALDAAVRYAGEREQFGKGIAGHQLVQELLSDISVDVEAARLLTWRVADLIDRGQEFATAASQAKLYASEAAVRCANNALQVFGGYGYIDEYPVGKLLRDARVMTLYEGTSQIQKLIIGRALTGVSAF
- a CDS encoding TetR/AcrR family transcriptional regulator yields the protein MSTPEETSAEDAAWGEVTPEAARRLLVAAVDAFAERGYHATTTRDIAGRAGMSPAALYIHYKTKEELLHRISKIGHDRALYLLEAEADRDGTAAERLAGAVRSFVRWHAERHTTARVVQYELDALGPEHRTEIVELRRRSDAVVRRIISEGVRAGEFDVPDIPGTTLAVLSLCIDVARWFNAQGSRTPDEVGALYADLVLRMVGAPQRSQDPGAGQ
- a CDS encoding MaoC family dehydratase — translated: MAEPKIFTSAQELLDGVGEQLGHSDWLEVDQKRIDLFAEATGDHQWIHVDPERAASGPFGTTIAHGYLTLSLLPALVPQVMRVENMKMGINYGTNKVRFPSPVPVGSRLRATAVLTNVEEAGGGVQVTALVTVEREGGEKPACVAESVSRYYF
- a CDS encoding 3-keto-5-aminohexanoate cleavage protein, with translation MIQVCLNGRRGADASAAVPLSPEALARSAAEAVAAGATDIHVHPRTPCGQDTLSPRVVAATLTAIRAAVRVPVGVTTGAWAEPDPRRRVERVREWTVLPDHASVNWHEPGAEELAAALLERGVGVEAGLWSGTEGHRLFRRSPLAPRVLRVLAEVTDTDPATATGSARLLLAEVGAAHGRPVLLHGEEGGAWPVAALAFRLGLGVRIGAEDVTVLPDGCPARSNADLVAAAVRLRQEGAP
- the soxR gene encoding redox-sensitive transcriptional activator SoxR, translated to MPQLPQTLHELSVGQLSARSGAAVSALHFYESKGLISSRRTSGNQRRYSRDALRRVAFVRAAQRVGIPLATIRDALASLPEERTPNRDDWARLSEIWRQELDERIKQLHRLRDHLTDCIGCGCLSLETCVLSNPDDISGERITGSRLMPERRQDPAEEHPS
- a CDS encoding GNAT family N-acetyltransferase — protein: MTAASPRLEKVTPDTVLEACRLEVAPEQRKFVSPVAQSLAEAYVHPDVAWPRLICDGDRVVGFVMAFFGVRFDYDAGVPDAPPRSGLWRLAVAAGEQGRGYGRFAVGAVNEEIRRRGGTVSTVTWHPGEGGPEGFYLGLGYRKRGLTADGEYLGDLDLTG
- a CDS encoding YiaA/YiaB family inner membrane protein, coding for MSDTTTVKQQSTAAFYGQAVASFLVAMGAVALGIFFLDADAWVRGFLAIGVLYLVTSCFTLAKVIRDRQEAGQIVSRVDQARLEKILAEHDPFQKL